A genomic segment from Anaerococcus urinomassiliensis encodes:
- a CDS encoding FtsX-like permease family protein: MNFSYSLLIRFKERLNNGTRLILTILSIAVGMYFVTMFLSKLYMVNRYIDTYKCLRNDEYYIYELDNLKDIDAYYNSQSSVILSGNKEIEVNNEKVLVNTVGLSKNVNDYYKGSILTNDEINKLMSSNVVFVGNELARSLSIKEKDHLEIDDTNYRVERIIDNVEYKKSLLISSQSLNIKTNTYPSSVKVLTKEKLKNHVDKVKSSFDYYTQTILIYKQFKLFIIVISTIFILISLINIYLIIRTNIEKEIRNQIIQKVFGENIDYFSKAMAIDMTFVTLVSYHLGLLLYFIILPYVPGFFYFKLSLEVYLRILLGSFLFSYFLTYFLAKRMDRNDLNILLRLN, translated from the coding sequence ATGAATTTCTCTTATTCCCTATTGATAAGATTTAAGGAAAGATTAAATAATGGGACTAGACTCATTCTAACAATTTTATCTATTGCTGTAGGTATGTACTTTGTAACTATGTTTTTGAGTAAACTTTATATGGTGAATAGATATATTGATACATATAAATGTTTAAGAAATGATGAATATTATATTTATGAATTAGATAACCTCAAAGATATTGATGCATATTATAACTCTCAATCTTCCGTTATTCTTTCAGGGAACAAAGAGATAGAAGTAAACAATGAGAAAGTGTTAGTAAATACAGTTGGACTAAGTAAAAATGTTAACGATTATTATAAAGGCTCTATTTTAACAAACGATGAGATTAATAAATTGATGAGTTCAAATGTTGTTTTTGTTGGAAATGAATTAGCAAGAAGCTTATCTATTAAAGAGAAAGATCATTTGGAAATTGATGATACAAATTATCGCGTAGAGAGAATAATTGACAATGTAGAGTATAAAAAGTCTTTATTAATATCAAGCCAAAGTCTAAATATAAAAACAAATACATATCCAAGTTCGGTTAAAGTTTTAACAAAGGAGAAACTAAAAAATCATGTTGATAAAGTAAAAAGTTCTTTTGATTATTATACACAAACTATTTTAATATACAAACAGTTTAAATTATTTATAATAGTCATATCTACCATTTTTATACTGATTTCACTTATTAATATATATTTGATTATAAGGACTAATATTGAAAAGGAAATTAGAAATCAAATTATTCAAAAGGTATTTGGTGAAAATATTGATTACTTTTCTAAAGCGATGGCTATAGATATGACATTTGTAACTCTAGTATCATATCACTTAGGTTTATTGCTTTACTTTATTATTCTGCCATATGTTCCTGGATTCTTCTACTTTAAGTTAAGCTTAGAGGTGTATCTTAGAATTTTGCTGGGTTCTTTCTTGTTTTCATATTTTTTGACTTATTTTTTAGCTAAAAGAATGGATAGGAATGATTTAAATATTTTGTTGAGGCTTAATTAA
- a CDS encoding ABC transporter permease → MYDVFNILRHIKNNKKFYIFLLIELMICFTMIIIGIDEQAAYSKRHNIYNKLEDENVLFITDDTGFLSDFNLNESILDLNDNDFIYGKSSYIDYIVDNNVDTLKLVYANPKFFKQFLKFNPKEDTVYMSNEVYKKMNSNMVFLDDKYKINGDIIEINGNEFKAKQIKDIDIIPTSTMEDNDIDPNNSIYILNNKDLGIQYVQTVLATTSKDNDYIINKLSDSSNKKLFAKNLKSSFEKGSDSQADFVRLFGWISYICLIVVFLGTCGVMLLFIEKREKELRIEYLFGARPLRLIINIFFEILIVTIFAVFISVLISIFIEPKVSSAYYLISFSVKSFLTLLMISMIMSVLIAMISTKNLKLEVFRK, encoded by the coding sequence ATGTACGATGTATTCAATATTCTTAGACACATAAAGAATAATAAAAAATTTTACATCTTTCTATTAATTGAACTTATGATTTGCTTTACTATGATTATAATTGGTATTGATGAGCAAGCTGCATATAGTAAAAGGCATAATATTTATAATAAGTTAGAGGATGAAAATGTATTATTTATAACAGATGATACTGGGTTTTTAAGTGATTTTAATCTAAACGAATCTATTCTTGATTTAAATGATAATGACTTTATATATGGGAAAAGTTCTTACATAGATTATATTGTAGATAATAATGTAGACACACTTAAATTAGTATATGCAAATCCTAAATTTTTCAAGCAATTCCTTAAATTTAATCCTAAGGAAGATACAGTGTATATGAGTAATGAAGTCTATAAAAAAATGAATAGTAATATGGTTTTTTTAGATGATAAATATAAAATAAATGGAGATATTATAGAAATAAATGGAAATGAATTTAAGGCTAAACAAATAAAAGATATTGATATAATTCCAACATCTACTATGGAAGACAATGATATTGATCCCAATAACTCAATCTATATTCTTAATAATAAAGACCTAGGTATACAATATGTCCAGACTGTTTTAGCTACGACAAGCAAGGATAATGACTATATAATAAATAAATTATCTGATAGTTCAAATAAAAAGTTATTTGCAAAGAATTTAAAATCATCGTTTGAAAAAGGAAGTGATAGTCAAGCTGATTTTGTAAGGTTATTTGGATGGATTTCATATATATGCTTAATAGTAGTTTTTTTAGGAACTTGTGGAGTCATGTTGCTTTTTATAGAAAAAAGAGAAAAAGAGTTAAGAATAGAATATCTATTTGGAGCAAGACCCTTAAGACTTATAATTAATATATTTTTTGAGATATTAATAGTAACTATATTTGCCGTATTCATATCTGTGCTTATATCAATTTTCATAGAACCGAAAGTTTCCTCTGCTTATTACCTAATAAGTTTTTCTGTAAAATCTTTTTTAACATTACTTATGATTTCAATGATTATGAGTGTTTTGATAGCAATGATAAGTACAAAAAATTTGAAATTAGAGGTGTTTAGAAAATGA
- a CDS encoding ABC transporter ATP-binding protein has translation MITLRNVSKCVKDGENHLQILNGIDLNIDQGDLVSVVGKSGSGKTTLLTILSLLDIDFDGTYIFLDQDIKKLSKKKVFELRSKYIANVFQSFNLIEELSVLENIEMPLGFRGVDKKERQEIALKYLDWVGLASKKDSEIYNLSGGEQQRISLARALSMGSKILLLDEPTGNLDVNTSKEMIDLIIAANKELKITCLIVTHDLEIAKRCDRNIEIKNGALHEE, from the coding sequence ATGATAACATTAAGAAATGTAAGCAAGTGTGTAAAAGATGGTGAAAATCATTTGCAAATACTTAATGGTATAGACCTTAATATAGATCAAGGGGACTTAGTATCTGTAGTTGGAAAATCAGGTTCGGGTAAAACCACCCTTTTAACTATTCTTTCTTTATTAGATATAGACTTTGATGGAACTTATATTTTCTTGGATCAAGATATTAAGAAGTTAAGCAAGAAAAAAGTATTTGAATTGCGTTCTAAGTATATTGCCAATGTATTTCAATCATTTAACTTAATAGAAGAATTAAGTGTATTAGAAAATATTGAGATGCCATTGGGCTTTAGAGGTGTAGATAAAAAAGAAAGACAAGAAATTGCATTAAAGTATTTGGATTGGGTAGGATTAGCTTCTAAAAAAGATAGTGAAATTTATAACTTATCAGGTGGTGAACAACAAAGGATTTCCCTAGCTAGAGCTTTAAGTATGGGATCAAAAATATTGTTACTTGATGAGCCAACTGGGAATTTAGACGTAAACACAAGTAAAGAAATGATAGACTTGATAATTGCCGCTAATAAAGAATTGAAAATCACCTGCCTAATAGTAACACATGATTTAGAGATTGCTAAAAGATGTGATAGAAATATCGAAATAAAAAATGGAGCTTTACATGAAGAATAA
- a CDS encoding thioredoxin domain-containing protein: MKNKKSVIISIIAIFTFLGLILYTNVLDNSPYKKSTKKFKSVSMNQVTNLMEEGDDFILYIGRESCPACRDFVNMLSELAEKDNLDILYLDSTDTENRKDIKTFRDEYDIIYVPSLLILKDGKLHTPDIPESSDKLERIFISYGFVGD; this comes from the coding sequence ATGAAGAATAAAAAATCTGTAATTATTAGCATAATAGCTATTTTTACTTTTCTAGGTCTAATTTTATATACAAATGTATTAGATAATAGTCCATATAAAAAGTCGACAAAAAAATTTAAGTCGGTAAGTATGAATCAAGTTACTAACTTAATGGAAGAAGGTGATGATTTTATTTTATATATAGGCAGAGAATCTTGTCCAGCTTGCAGGGATTTTGTTAATATGCTATCTGAGTTAGCAGAAAAAGATAACTTAGATATATTATATTTGGATTCTACTGATACTGAAAATAGGAAAGATATTAAGACTTTTAGAGATGAATATGATATTATATATGTTCCATCCTTGCTAATATTAAAGGATGGCAAGTTACATACGCCTGATATACCAGAATCAAGTGATAAGTTAGAAAGAATATTTATAAGTTATGGATTTGTTGGGGATTAA
- a CDS encoding cation-translocating P-type ATPase, which yields MDYQGSKKDLLEKIGVDPKTGLNSSEAKTRLEKYGPNSIESSNKKSMLQKILDQIIDPMVILLIVASIISAFTGDKIEAIIIIAIVVVNAIMSIYQEGQAEDSVAALQKMSSPEATVLRDGKRGKVKAEELVPGDIVILETGDIIPADIRLLDSRNLKIDESSLTGESVAVEKDAEEEYNEEVGIGDRKNSAYSSSIVTYGHGEGVVTSTGSESEIGKIATSLDSVGEKQTPLQKQLNELSKKLAILVIVVCALVFVVGYFRSNMTLLENFMVAVSLAVAAIPEGLTAVVTIVLSIGMNRMVEKKAIVKNLVSVETLGSTTAICSDKTGTLTQNEMTITKVFTDFKEFDVDGSGYAPEGKISHEGEVIDSHDQIELLMTIASLSNDANLIERSGTYEITGDPTEGAMLTLSEKWGIVQEDLNEAHPRIDEIPFDSDRKMMTTFHKIEDSFYAMTKGAPDIIIKNSSKIMIDGKLEDFTEDKKNKVLEENTKLAKQALRVMAYAFKPYETLEDEELTTENIEREMVFVGLTGMIDPPRPEAKAAVEECHKSGIDVIMITGDYFETALAIAKDLGIAEREDQAMQGSDLNGKSEEEIREIVKTKRIFARVSPQNKVQLVNALQANGNIVAMTGDGVNDAPAIKNADIGVSMGITGTDVAKDTADMILVDDNFATIVNAVEEGRVIFSNIKKFVSFLLSCNIAEVLIVFLSILFGLPSPLTPIQLLWLNLVTDAFPALALGVEPAEADIMERPPRDPHQGILSGETGRGVIFQSIAITIAVLASYVIGLKYIFPGNIEGAHTMVFATLITSELLRVFSVRSEKYTLRELGWFSNKNLVKANLLSFALLLVVMYIPVLRNLFELEFISWQWWVILLLALLPLVIGEIRKRIRK from the coding sequence ATGGACTACCAAGGTTCTAAAAAGGATTTATTAGAAAAAATTGGCGTCGATCCAAAAACTGGACTAAACTCTAGCGAAGCAAAAACTCGTCTAGAAAAATATGGTCCAAACAGTATTGAATCATCAAACAAAAAATCTATGCTTCAAAAAATCCTAGACCAAATCATAGATCCCATGGTAATTTTACTTATAGTTGCATCAATCATCTCTGCTTTTACAGGAGATAAGATTGAAGCTATTATTATCATTGCAATTGTCGTTGTCAATGCTATTATGAGTATTTACCAAGAAGGTCAGGCTGAAGATAGTGTGGCAGCCCTTCAAAAGATGTCAAGCCCCGAGGCGACCGTCCTTCGTGATGGCAAACGTGGCAAGGTAAAGGCAGAAGAGCTTGTGCCTGGAGATATTGTAATCCTTGAAACAGGAGATATAATCCCAGCTGATATCAGACTACTTGATTCTAGAAACTTAAAAATCGACGAATCATCTCTTACTGGTGAATCAGTTGCAGTAGAAAAGGATGCCGAAGAAGAATACAACGAGGAAGTTGGTATAGGAGATCGTAAGAACTCTGCCTACTCATCTTCAATTGTAACTTATGGTCACGGTGAAGGTGTCGTAACAAGCACCGGAAGTGAATCAGAAATAGGAAAGATTGCAACAAGTCTAGACTCAGTGGGAGAAAAGCAAACACCACTGCAAAAACAGCTAAATGAACTTTCTAAAAAGCTTGCTATTCTTGTAATCGTAGTTTGTGCCCTAGTATTTGTTGTTGGTTACTTTAGAAGTAATATGACATTGCTAGAAAACTTCATGGTTGCCGTGTCTCTTGCAGTAGCAGCTATACCAGAAGGACTTACAGCAGTTGTAACAATTGTTCTATCAATTGGTATGAACCGCATGGTTGAGAAAAAGGCCATTGTAAAAAACCTTGTTTCTGTAGAGACACTTGGTTCTACAACAGCAATTTGTTCAGATAAAACTGGTACTTTAACCCAAAATGAGATGACCATCACCAAGGTCTTCACAGATTTTAAAGAATTTGATGTAGATGGCTCTGGTTATGCTCCAGAAGGTAAGATTTCCCACGAGGGTGAGGTTATAGATAGCCACGATCAAATCGAACTATTAATGACAATAGCATCCCTATCAAACGATGCAAATCTAATAGAAAGATCTGGAACTTATGAAATCACAGGCGACCCAACAGAAGGCGCTATGCTTACCCTTTCAGAAAAATGGGGCATAGTTCAAGAAGACTTAAACGAAGCACATCCAAGAATTGACGAAATACCATTTGATTCCGATAGAAAGATGATGACAACCTTCCATAAAATAGAAGACAGCTTCTATGCCATGACCAAGGGTGCACCAGATATCATCATCAAAAACTCTAGCAAGATCATGATTGATGGCAAGCTAGAAGACTTTACAGAAGATAAGAAAAACAAGGTTCTAGAAGAAAACACCAAACTTGCTAAACAAGCTCTACGTGTTATGGCCTATGCCTTCAAACCATATGAAACTTTGGAAGATGAGGAACTTACAACAGAAAATATCGAACGCGAGATGGTTTTTGTTGGTCTAACAGGAATGATTGACCCACCAAGACCAGAAGCAAAGGCAGCCGTAGAAGAATGTCACAAATCTGGCATCGATGTAATAATGATTACAGGCGACTACTTTGAGACAGCTCTTGCTATAGCAAAAGACCTTGGCATAGCTGAAAGAGAAGACCAAGCTATGCAAGGAAGCGATCTAAATGGCAAGTCTGAAGAAGAAATCAGAGAAATTGTAAAAACAAAACGTATTTTTGCAAGAGTATCACCACAAAATAAGGTCCAACTTGTAAATGCCCTCCAAGCCAATGGCAACATAGTAGCCATGACAGGGGATGGAGTAAACGATGCACCAGCTATCAAAAATGCTGACATCGGTGTATCTATGGGTATTACAGGAACAGACGTTGCAAAAGATACTGCAGATATGATCCTAGTTGACGATAACTTCGCCACAATAGTAAACGCAGTAGAAGAAGGAAGAGTAATATTCTCAAACATCAAAAAGTTTGTATCATTCCTTCTATCATGTAACATCGCCGAAGTATTGATAGTATTCTTATCAATCCTATTTGGACTTCCAAGCCCACTTACACCAATCCAACTACTATGGCTAAACCTTGTAACAGACGCATTTCCAGCCCTAGCTCTTGGTGTAGAACCAGCAGAAGCAGACATTATGGAACGTCCTCCACGTGATCCACACCAAGGTATCTTATCTGGTGAAACAGGCCGTGGTGTAATCTTCCAATCAATAGCAATTACAATTGCAGTCCTAGCTTCATATGTCATAGGACTTAAATACATCTTCCCAGGAAATATCGAAGGAGCCCACACAATGGTATTTGCAACACTTATCACAAGTGAGCTACTAAGAGTATTTTCTGTAAGAAGTGAAAAATACACCCTAAGAGAACTAGGATGGTTCTCAAACAAGAACCTAGTAAAAGCAAACCTATTATCATTTGCCCTACTACTAGTAGTAATGTACATCCCAGTACTAAGAAACCTATTTGAGCTAGAATTTATAAGCTGGCAATGGTGGGTAATTTTATTACTAGCCCTACTACCACTTGTAATTGGTGAGATTAGAAAAAGAATTAGAAAATAA